One Fusarium falciforme chromosome 1, complete sequence genomic window carries:
- a CDS encoding Conidiophore development regulator abaA, translating to MSSSLYHPRPVLSSQRYTPSPDYLQDARRTYHNNSRLPLREANGNAQSHNFNGMVSCYQSPVGISPSVPQSLPAPMVPSQSFDCLYRVPTPRNQPRGFQRRPRSGVNPLYFWPAFRQYRNRQAHKDTQKDKGGVWRRPELEDAFVDSVLLMPHMGRRKFSMGGKLHGRNMLISEYIFVICVAILGSKEIFRIDNSNDSIEQMGRKQVSSHMQVVKKFFEDLRCFHFLFPAEEKKEPGSTNSDDYYDEEEQESFKSNPVLTALAEGRVPDVKPNYEYFSQLLALQSLITVRPKTAEVYVSSSEVKIRDDIAYDSHDTPLDQESFPHLNKYSNCDDSPTVLGKDVLLHEYTRSLDRSTSACVKTVTRRWQKDAPEIYETLDLPTRDEECLLLEMCATLELHDHARFPSGSELTGFVEVAITQPNLQNHRWKCVTRLTRPAELHGDDKKQGVYTNETGIHRRGCGDSKPDCDCHSRPRQDIHVPFPAVEWASILSQAVQYPDVEHQHKKEKRSKGDGDRKKHDLDRAGSKRKRSEDDGDAASWARRELTGSDLICKVAMYQELWSCAPDSTRWVRQAIIFWRFNTTNQWYKYNPVFKPAGTSWRWLTVNDPMSRYHQQKALVYPSATVSRDSIMSPTPSINQHMTAAMNETFSSAWDTNVSLAQVPTVPAANNGMTLFESFSNGLATPPPTAGLQGSYPTSFDHGMPPSTGVGFLPSTCSTAGESQSVGGHAQSQSYYDVQTTLADLKPAMSAVNPFQGPTATTALDLSNPLVYDNSECDGLQGWDMPTLDGWSTGTGAGSDWGSQGAKVEPSSDQASLWAQSQWTQMGADRDGSPRPMKRRRGDTIEGHVPVTMAAGAW from the exons ATGTCTTCATCACTCTATCACCCGCGGCCGGTGCTGTCGTCGCAGCGATATACACCTTCACCGGACTACCTTCAAGATGCTCGAAGAACCTACCACAACAACAGCCGCCTGCCTCTGCGGGAAGCCAACGGCAACGCGCAATCACACAACTTCAACGGCATGGTCTCATGCTATCAGAGCCCTGTGGGCATCTCGCCCTCAGTGCCCCAAAGCCTCCCAGCTCCCATGGTTCCCTCACAGTCATTCGACTGCCTGTACCGCGTCCCTACACCACGAAACCAGCCTCGAGGCTTCCAGAGGAGGCCTCGAAGCGGCGTGAACCCCCTCTACTTCTGGCCTGCCTTCCGACAATACCGCAACCGGCAAGCACACAAGGATACCCAAAAAGATAAGGGTGGTGTGTGGAGGAGGCCAGAGCTCGAGGATGCTTTTGTTGACT CTGTCCTGCTTATGCCTCACATGGGCCGTCGCAAGTTTTCCATGGGAGGAAAGCTCCACGGACGTAACATGCTGATCAGCGAATACATTTTTGTCATCTGCGTTGCTATCCTTGGCAGCAAGGAAATCTTTCGAATCGACAACAGCAATGACAGTATTGAGCAGATGGGACGCAAGCAGGTGTCGAGCCACATGCAAGTGGTCAAGAAGTTCTTTGAAGATCTGCGATGCT TCCACTTCCTATTCcctgctgaggagaagaaggagcctgGTTCGACCAACTCTGATGACTActacgacgaggaagagcaggAGTCGTTCAAGTCCAACCCAGTTCTGACTGCTCTGGCAGAGGGCCGAGTTCCTGATGTCAAGCCCAACTACGAGTACTTCTCCCAGCTCCTGGCTCTTCAGTCTCTGATCACAGTCCGACCCAAGACGGCAGAGGTCTATGTCTCGTCGTCCGAGGTCAAGATCAGAGATGATATTGCCTATGATTCTCATGACACGCCTCTGGACCAGGAGTCTTTCCCCCACCTGAACAAGTACAGCAATTGTGATGACAGCCCTACTGTTCTTGGAAAGGATGTGCTGCTTCACGAGTATACTCGCTCGCTGGACCGGTCTACCTCTGCCTGTGTCAAGACGGTTACCCGGCGATGGCAGAAGGATGCGCCCGAGATCTATGAGACTCTGGATCTTCCCACCCGGGATGAGGAGTGTCTGCTCCTCGAGATGTGCGCAACTCTGGAGCTGCACGACCACGCCCGATTCCCCTCTGGGTCTGAGCTCACGGGCTTTGTTGAGGTGGCAATCACGCAGCCCAACCTCCAGAACCACCGGTGGAAGTGTGTGACGCGCCTCACCCGGCCGGCTGAGCTGCATGGcgacgacaagaagcagGGTGTGTACACCAACGAGACGGGAATCCACCGACGGGGATGCGGAGACTCCAAGCCCGACTGTGACTGCCACAGCCGACCCCGACAGGACATCCACGTCCCGTTCCCCGCGGTAGAATGGGCGAGCATCCTGAGCCAGGCGGTGCAGTACCCGGACGTGGAGCACCAgcacaagaaggagaagcggTCAAAGGGAGACGGCGACCGCAAGAAGCACGACCTTGACCGGGCCGGCAGCAAGCGAAAGCGATCCGAGGATGACGGTGATGCCGCCTCTTGGGCCCGGCGTGAGCTCACAGGCAGTGACCTCATCTGCAAGGTGGCCATGTATCAAGAGCTCTGGTCATGTGCGCCCGACTCGACGCGGTGGGTTCGAcaggccatcatcttctggcGGTTCAACACGACCAACCAATGGTACAAGTACAACCCAGTGTTCAAGCCGGCTGGCACGTCATGGCGGTGGTTGACGGTCAACGACCCCATGTCCCGCTATCACCAGCAAAAGGCTCTCGTCTACCCGTCGGCAACAGTCTCGAGGGACTCCATCATGTCGCCCACGCCTTCCATCAACCAGCACATGACGGCGGCCATGAATGAGACGTTCAGCTCTGCGTGGGACACCAACGTGAGCCTGGCGCAGGTGCCAACGGTGCCGGCAGCAAACAATGGAATGACGCTGTTCGAGTCCTTCTCCAACGGGCTCGCTACGCCTCCACCAACAGCCGGCCTACAAGGGTCGTACCCGACCAGCTTTGACCACGGCATGCCCCCGAGCACAGGCGTCGGCTTTTTGCCTTCGACGTGCAGCACGGCGGGCGAGAGCCAGTCTGTTGGGGGACACGCACAGAGCCAAAGCTACTACGATGTGCAGACAACGCTGGCAGATCTCAAACCCGCCATGTCGGCAGTGAATCCCTTCCAGGGCCCAACTGCCACGACTGCACTGGACCTGTCAAACCCTCTTGTCTATGACAACTCAGAGTGCGACGGTCTTCAGGGCTGGGACATGCCGACGCTGGACGGGTGGTCAACTGGCACAGGGGCGGGATCTGACTGGGGCTCACAAGGTGCCAAGGTGGAACCAAGCAGCGACCAAGCTTCGTTGTGGGCACAGTCACAGTGGACACAGATGGGAGCAGATCGTGACGGTAGCCCACGGCCGATGAAGCGGCGCAGGGGGGACACGATTGAGGGCCATGTGCCGGTCACGATGGCAGCTGGAGCATGGTGA
- a CDS encoding E3 ubiquitin-protein ligase encodes MNSLKVPESGLQLEGSTGKDATLPSQAFALTLSDFVIEDMIKSFQNGESINLSLGSKPTLIYGSNSHVIAPPPDSHPYDLYLTRPFESTRTAEKIPHPGSLFQKPRGATSSNKAQVEKNIDAKPKTTKPSKSTASSGLDSDIEALQNGLAAHAASREKARMVDSLPAKKGSIKVKSKLLAGYSSTPRSIPQSPGQASIGSPSMTPSASQKDDRAKGDRAMLVHELAVAERSLEYLAGKWTGKQEDCEPTLRKVADLLNDTKKWALKKLKWRELDVWNYDYDTQEIRQKAIDNAVRQYDKQRVTVSEPEWDRLLPKEERGTGKSLSRVQANLGNTANTPAITIEMADGGSTPRGSAESLDGSRPTARGEAMSRSTSNPLPAKPKKPSAQEAQVKRLLGKSKSKASASASASSSKAPSTKASPTKPRTAASKPNGGRVLSQAIISNSDSSGDEAAPVIKAKPLPKPVPKPAAKTKDTVVAKPRPLVREPLKQPTVTKRAREDDDSSSSSGTPLSKRIKPKQPLAGPRLKHRPSDASQNSRGTVTSTSMKSKNTSPTKSSPLASSPPTNASDLENEAPSAPVVTKKRKAEGLSKAPAAKRSASSRFSDKLVQKAQAFKVYYEKYEALHHEISALDNPPSTKLGHLMEMRDRLQIMKNEIYSECRPERS; translated from the exons ATGAACTCGCTCAAGGTTCCCGAAAGCGGGCTCCAGCTGGAGGGCTCGACTGGCAAGGATGCCACCCTGCCGTCGCAAGCCTTCGCCCTCACCCTGAGCGACTTCGTCATTGAGGACATGATAAAATCATTCCAAAACGGCGAGAGCATTAACCTTTCCCTCGGGTCCAAGCCG ACTCTCATCTACGGCTCCAACTCGCACGTCatcgctcctcctcccgacTCGCACCCATACGACCTCTACCTCACAAGACCATTCGAATCGACACGAACCGCCGAGAAGATCCCGCACCCCGGTTCCCTTTTCCAGAAGCCCAGGGGCGCCACATCGTCAAACAAGGCTCAGGTCGAGAAGAACATCGAcgccaagcccaagaccaCCAAACCCAGCAAGAGCACTGCGTCCTCGGGATTGGACTCTGACATCGAGGCTCTCCAGAATGGCCTCGCGGCTCATGCTGCTTCTCGCGAGAA GGCTCGCATGGTTGACAGCCTGCCGGCGAAGAAAGGCtccatcaaggtcaagagcAAGCTACTTGCCGGATACAGTTCGACTCCACGGTCTATCCCTCAATCCCCTGGCCAAGCTTCGATAGGCTCTCCTTCGATGACACCCTCGGCTTCGCAAAAGGATGACCGAGCCAAGGGAGACCGCGCTATGTTGGTGCACGAGCTTGCCGTGGCAGAGCGCAGCCTCGAATACCTAGCCGGAAAATGGACAGGCAAGCAAGAAGACTGTGAACCAACCCTCCGAAAGGTTGCCGATTTGCTTAACGATACCAAGAAGTGGGCGTTGAAGAAGCTAAAATGGAGGGAACTCGATGTCTGGAATTACGATTATGATACCCAAGAGATACGACAGAAGGCGATTGACAACGCAGTCCGACAGTACGACAAGCAGAGAGTCACTGTCTCTGAACCAGAGTGGGACAGGCTTCTACCTAAGGAGGAGCGAGGAACGGGCAAATCTCTGAGCCGAGTGCAGGCTAATTTGGGCAACACGGCAAACACACCGGCTATCACCATCGAAATGGCGGATGGTGGCTCTACACCGCGAGGCAGTGCGGAGTCTCTAGATGGAAGCCGACCCACGGCTAGAGGAGAGGCCATGTCGAGATCCACATCGAATCCTCTCCctgccaagcccaagaagccaagTGCACAGGAGGCTCAAGTCAAGCGCCTTTTGggcaagtccaagtccaaggcctcagcctcggcttcagcttcatcctccAAGGCCCCGTCTACCAAGGCATCACCTACCAAGCCCCGAACAGCAGCGAGCAAGCCCAACGGAGGCCGTGTCCTCTCTCAGGCAATCATCTCGAACTCGGACAGCTCTGGGGATGAGGCTGCACctgtcatcaaggccaagccgtTGCCCAAGCCCGTGCCCAAGCCTGCAGCTAAGACAAAGGATACGGTGGTGGCCAAGCCTCGGCCTTTGGTCAGAGAACCGTTGAAGCAACCGACAGTGACGAAGCGAGCCCGCGAGGACGATGATTCGAGCTCGAGCTCGGGGACGCCACTTTCGAAGCGAATCAAGCCCAAGCAGCCGCTGGCTGGTCCTCGACTCAAGCACCGCCCATCTGATGCTAGTCAGAACTCTCGCGGAACGGTCACGTCGACATCGATGAAGAGCAAGAACACGTCTCCGACCAAGTCGTCCCCTCTGGCGTCGTCACCGCCCACGAATGCTTCAGACCTTGAGAACGAGGCACCATCAGCACCTGTGGTGacgaagaagcgcaaggcagAGGGCTTGAGCAAGGCACCGGCGGCGAAGCGATCAGCATCCTCCCGGTTCTCGGACAAGCTTGTGCAGAAGGCACAGGCATTCAAGGTGTACTATGAAAAGTACGAGGCTCTACACCACGAGATTTCGGCGTTGGACAACCCACCAAGTACGAAGCTGGGCCAcctgatggagatgagggaCCGGCTCCAGATTATGAAGAATGAAATTTACAGCGAATGCCGGCCGGAACGGAGCTGA
- a CDS encoding Dynein light chain, translated as MSDIKPTETPAPREKLEAQIKSADMTEDMQQESIEVAQEAMAKFTIEKDIAQHIKRTFDERKGPTWHCIVGRNFGSFVTHETKHFIYFYLGHCAILLFKTQ; from the exons ATGTCCGACATCAAGCCAACCGAGACCCCCGCGCCCCGGGAGAAGCTCGAAG CCCAGATCAAGTCCGCCGACATG ACGGAAGACATGCAGCAGGAGTCGATTGAAGTTG CTCAGGAGGCTATGGCTAAGTTCACCATCGAGAAG GATATCGCACAGCACATCAAGCGGACA TTTGACGAGCGCAAGGGCCCTACCTGGCATTGCATCGTCGGCCGGAATTTCGGTAGCTTCGTTACTCATG AAACCAAGCACTTCATCTACTTTTACCTTGGCCACTGCGCAATTCTACTATTCAAAACGCAATAG
- a CDS encoding DNA-directed RNA polymerases I, II, and III subunit RPABC5: MIIPIRCFSCGKVTGDLWERYLQLIADPRKTDGDAMDELGLKRYCCRRMIMTHVDLIEKLLKYTPDGRNEKKQRLNENE, encoded by the exons ATGATTATTCCCATCCGTTGCTTCTCCTGCGGAAAG GTCACTGGCGACCTTTGGGAGCGTTACCTTCAACTGATCGCAGATCCCCGAAAGACCGATGG TGACGCTATGGACGAGCTCGGTCTGAAGCGATACTGCTGCCGCCGCATGATCATGACCCACGTTGATCTTATCGAGAAGCTTCTCAA GTACACGCCTGATGGCCGAaacgagaagaagcagcgTCTCAACGAGAACGAATAA
- a CDS encoding Multiple RNA-binding domain-containing protein 1: MASSRIFIKGLPPNISEAEFRKHFSAKGREITDVKLIPQRRIGYVGYKTSDDATKAVKYFNKSYIRMSKIAVETARPISDPALLKGQNASHSKHASAGTGTGTGTITKGTERPIVKDSDASSRKRKRDEPQMADPKLREFLQVMKTGGEGALEDAANAHQADGASAIPAAAVPEEDSDDEYEQIPTRREKQRRIEAPEKAPTSESLAPRPKETPGPADVQMQTPADEETVESSETKQPDLEHSAVVAEDDDWLRSRTNRLLDLVDPDDLERTPAQGPVAKETGHTEGGDVVNSPQANPSDEDEMTAEEPTVEQSGGEPPKDDSLEAIRRTSRLFVRNLPYSATEEDLRETFEGFGTLEEVHLPANKSGTSKGFALVLFSDPSGAVEAFQAMDGATFQGRILHIIPASAKRDTGLDEFAISKLPLKKQNMIRKKQEASASTFNWNALYMSQDAVNASVADRLGVSKSEMLDPTSADAAVKQAIAETSVIQETKAYFAANGVDLEAFKSKKRGDTAILVKNFPYGTTIDELRKLFEESGPVLRVLMPPSGTIAIVQFTQPNHAKSAFGKLAYRRIGDSVLFLEKAPSDIFRGGDQLDQAVSLKDRPAPTVQNLSVNDLLSRGDKPEDDVDTTSLFVRNLNFSTSTTRLAEAFQSLDGFVSARVKTKMDPKKPGQTLSMGFGFVEFRTKSQAQAALKVMDGHVLDDHALAVKASHKGHDAAEERRREDKAKRAAGQRTKIIIKNLPFQATKKDIRSLFGTYGQLRSVRLPKKADYTPRGFAFADFVTPREAENALNALRDTHLLGRKLVLDFAEAEAVDAEEEIAKMQKKVGGQVNKVALQQLTGRGRTRVNIGNENDEMEG; encoded by the exons ATGGCCTCATCAAGGATCTTCATCAAGGGTTTGCCACCCAACATCTCCGAGGCCGAGTTCCGGAAGCACTTCTCCGCCAAGGGTCGCGAGATTACCGATGTCAAGCTGATTCCCCAGCGACGTATTGGCTACGTCGGCTACAAGACCTCGGACGATGCGACCAAGGCAGTCAAGTACTTCAACAAGTCTTACATTCGCATGTCCAAGATCGCCGTTGAGACAGCTAGACCT ATCTCAGACCCCGCCCTGCTCAAAGGCCAGAACGCCTCGCATTCCAAACATGCGTCggcaggcacaggcacaggcacaggcaccatcaccaagggcACGGAGCGTCCGATCGTGAAGGACTCGGACGCGAGCTCGAGGAAGCGAAAGCGAGATGAGCCTCAGATGGCGGATCCCAAGTTGCGCGAGTTCCTCCAGGTCATGAAGACCGGTGGAGAGGGCGCGTTGGAAGATGCTGCCAACGCCCACCAGGCTGACGGCGCCTCTGCGATACCAGCCGCCGCCGTTCCCGAGGAGGATAGTGACGACGAGTACGAGCAGATCCCGACTCGAAGGGAGAAGCAGCGCAGGATAGAGGCGCCGGAGAAGGCCCCAACCTCGGAGTCTCTAGCACCGCGCCCGAAAGAAACACCCGGCCCCGCCGATGTACAGATGCAAACTCCTGCAGATGAAGAGACAGTCGAGTCATCAGAGACCAAACAACCAGATCTGGAACATTCGGCAGTAGTTGCAGAGGATGACGACTGGCTGCGTTCACGTACCAACAGGTTGCTGGACCTTGTTGATCCCGATGATCTGGAACGAACGCCTGCGCAAGGGCCTGTTGCCAAAGAGACTGGTCATACCGAGGGAGGCGACGTCGTCAACAGTCCCCAGGCCAACCCctcggatgaggatgagatgaCAGCTGAAGAGCCTACGGTCGAGCAATCGGGGGGTGAGCCGCCGAAAGACGACTCACTTGAGGCGATCCGCCGAACGTCTCGGCTCTTTGTCCGGAACCTCCCCTATAGTGCCACTGAGGAGGATCTCCGCGAGACCTTTGAAGGGTTCGGCACACTTGAAGAG GTCCATCTACCCGCCAACAAGTCAGGTACCAGCAAGGGGTTTGCCCTGGTGCTGTTCAGTGACCCGTCGGGAGCGGTTGAAGCATTCCAAGCCATGGATGGGGCGACGTTTCAGGGGCGTATCCTCCACATCATTCCTGCCAGCGCAAAGAGAGACACAGGGTTGGACGAGTttgccatctccaagctccctctcaagaagcagaacATGATTCGGAAGAAACAAGAAGCATCTGCCAGTACCTTCAACTGGAATGCGCTCTACATGAGCCAGGACGCCGTCAACGCGTCGGTCGCTGACCGTCTTGGTGTTTCAAAATCCGAGATGCTCGACCCTACCTCTGCTGATGCGGCCGTCAAGCAGGCTATCGCAGAGACGAGCGTCATCCAAGAGACCAAAGCCTATTTCGCCGCTAACGGGGTGGACCTGGAGGCTTTCAAGTCAAAGAAGCGGGGCGACACGGCCATCTTGGTCAAGAACTTTCCCTATGGGACGACGATCGACGAGCTCCGTAAGCTGTTTGAGGAGTCTGGGCCCGTGCTGAGAGTTTTGATGCCTCCTAGCGGAACAATCGCCATTGTGCAGTTCACGCAGCCTAATCACGCCAAGTCCGCTTTTGGGAAGCTTGCGTATCGCCGGATTGGAGATAGCGTCCTCTTCTTGGAGAAGGCGCCAAGTGACATCTTCAGAGGCGGCGACCAACTGGATCAAGCCGTGTCCCTAAAGGATCGTCCGGCTCCGACGGTCCAAAACCTTAGTGTGAACGACCTGCTGTCACGCGGTGATAAGCCGGAGGACGACGTGGATACGACGTCGCTGTTTGTCCGGAATTTAAACTTTTCGACGTCGACCACCAGGCTTGCCGAAGCTTTTCAGTCCCTCGACGGATTCGTCTCGGCCAGggtcaagaccaagatggaTCCCAAGAAGCCAGGCCAGACGCTTAGCATGGGGTTCGGCTTTGTCGAGTTCCGGACAAAGAGCCAAGCGCAGGCTGCACTCAAAGTCATGGACGGCCATGTTCTGGACGATCACGCGCTTGCCGTCAAGGCATCGCACAAGGGGCATGACGCAGCTGAGGAGAGACGGCGagaggacaaggccaagagggcCGCAGGACAGCGCACaaagatcatcatcaagaacctGCCTTTCCAAGCCACCAAGAAGGACATCAGGTCCCTGTTTGGGACGTACGGCCAGCTCAGATCGGTACGCCTTCCTAAGAAGGCTGACTATACCCCAAGGGGTTTTGCCTTTGCCGACTTTGTCACTCCCCGCGAAGCCGAGAACGCGCTAAATGCGTTGAGGGACACCCACTTGCTGGGCCGCAAGCTTGTCTTGGACTTTGCGGAGGCAGAGGCAGtcgacgccgaggaggagatcgcAAAGATGCAGAAGAAGGTAGGGGGCCAGGTCAACAAGGTCGCCCTCCAGCAGTTGACTGGACGAGGGAGGACGCGGGTCAATATTGGCAACGAGAAcgacgagatggagggttga